The following coding sequences lie in one Arachis stenosperma cultivar V10309 chromosome 5, arast.V10309.gnm1.PFL2, whole genome shotgun sequence genomic window:
- the LOC130981204 gene encoding alkane hydroxylase MAH1-like: MGPWFTKMNYMITSDPMNVHHIMSKSFDNYVKGPQFREIFQAFGDGIVASDSETWKYIRTLQHSLFRRKSFETMVEDTIQKKVLNSLLPIFDHAWLHGEVLDLQDVFSRLTFDETCIMVLGYDPNSLSIEFPLVEVEKAFDEIEESIFYRHIVPRSVWKFQEWLQIGEEKKMTKACKVFDQLLYSCIATKRQELNECNKSSGDDLLSSMMMMGEEKGKMVHDDKFLRDAAFNLFVAGRDTITSALTWFFWLVATHPLVEAKIFEEIEKIFGADVGEKREILGMEDVKKLVYLHGALCEGLRLFPPVPIERKQSLKRDTLPSGHCVNPNSIILLFTYAMGRFEEIWGKDCLEFKPERWISEKGETIHVPSYKFISFNAGPRTCLGKDLSFFQMKMVASTLLRNYRIQVVENHPTTPAHSIVLLMKHGLKVIISKRQF, translated from the coding sequence ATGGGGCCATGGTTCACCAAAATGAACTATATGATCACTAGTGACCCCATGAATGTCCATCACATAATGAGCAAAAGCTTTGACAACTATGTCAAGGGTCCCCAGTTTCGCGAGATCTTCCAAGCTTTCGGAGATGGTATTGTGGCCTCAGATTCCGAGACATGGAAATACATTAGGACCTTGCAACATTCCTTGTTCCGGCGAAAGAGTTTCGAGACCATGGTGGAAGATACCATTCAAAAGAAGGTTCTTAATAGCTTGCTTCCGATATTTGATCATGCATGGTTGCATGGAGAGGTtttggatcttcaagatgtGTTTAGTCGATTAACTTTCGACGAAACATGCATCATGGTTTTGGGGTATGATCCTAATAGTCTCTCAATTGAGTTTCCATTGGTGGAAGTTGAGAAGGCTTTTGACGAAATTGAGGAGTCCATATTCTATAGACACATAGTTCCAAGAAGTGTTTGGAAGTTTCAAGAATGGCTTCAAATTGGTGAGGAGAAGAAGAtgacaaaagcatgcaaagttTTTGACCAACTACTATATTCATGCATTGCAACTAAGCGTCAAGAGTTAAATGAATGCAACAAAAGTAGCGGTGATGACTTGCTTAGTTCTATGATGATGATGGGTGAAGAAAAGGGCAAAATGGTCCACGATGATAAGTTTCTAAGAGATGCTGCATTCAATCTTTTTGTAGCTGGAAGAGATACCATAACTTCAGCTCTTACATGGTTCTTTTGGCTTGTTGCTACACACCCATTAGTCGAggcaaaaatttttgaagaaatcGAAAAAATTTTTGGCGCTGATGTAGGAGAAAAACGCGAAATTTTAGGGATGGAGGATGTGAAGAAGCTAGTTTACCTACATGGTGCTCTATGTGAAGGTTTGAGGCTATTTCCACCTGTTCCTATTGAACGTAAACAATCATTGAAACGTGACACACTTCCGAGTGGTCATTGTGTTAATCcaaattcaattattttgtTGTTTACTTATGCAATGGGAAGGTTTGAAGAGATTTGGGGAAAAGATTGCTTGGAGTTCAAGCCAGAGAGATGGATTTCAGAGAAAGGAGAAACAATACACGTTCCATCTTATAAGTTTATTAGTTTTAATGCAGGTCCAAGGACATGCTTGGGTAAAGACTTGTCTTTTTTTCAAATGAAAATGGTGGCATCTACTCTTTTGCGCAATTATCGTATACAAGTTGTGGAAAATCATCCTACTACCCCAGCTCATTCCATTGTGCTTCTTATGAAGCATGGCTTGAAGGTTATCATATCAAAAAGACAATTTTAA